The Magnetospirillum sp. genome includes a region encoding these proteins:
- a CDS encoding CbtB-domain containing protein — protein sequence MIQQTVYVQPAVRAKAASAAALALLFGIFVLAGVGFAGASVIHNAAHDSRHSFAFPCH from the coding sequence ATGATCCAGCAGACCGTTTACGTCCAGCCCGCCGTCCGGGCCAAGGCCGCCTCGGCCGCCGCTTTGGCGCTGCTGTTCGGCATCTTCGTGCTGGCAGGCGTCGGTTTCGCCGGCGCTTCCGTCATCCACAATGCGGCGCACGATTCGCGCCACAGCTTCGCTTTCCCCTGCCACTGA
- a CDS encoding thioesterase family protein, translating into MDTKNTAFAAPYDRHAEAIRPEWIDYNGHMNVAFYVLVFDNATDALFEAMDFGAAWRKRSGRSFFAVEAHVRYLAELTLGDEVRVATQILGAGDKRLHYFHTLRHKTTGTLAATMEMLSLHVDLGMRRAIPFADDDRARIAGFAASHAALPIPEGAGRAVGLRKADAQR; encoded by the coding sequence ATGGATACGAAAAACACTGCCTTCGCCGCCCCGTACGACCGCCATGCCGAAGCGATCCGCCCCGAATGGATCGACTACAACGGCCACATGAACGTCGCCTTCTACGTGCTCGTGTTCGACAACGCGACCGACGCGCTGTTCGAGGCGATGGATTTCGGGGCTGCCTGGCGCAAGCGCAGCGGACGCAGCTTCTTCGCCGTCGAAGCGCATGTGCGGTATCTGGCTGAACTCACGCTTGGCGACGAGGTGCGTGTGGCGACGCAGATCCTCGGCGCGGGCGACAAGCGGCTGCATTATTTCCACACGCTGCGCCACAAGACGACCGGCACGCTTGCTGCAACCATGGAAATGCTGTCGCTGCATGTCGATCTCGGCATGCGCCGCGCCATACCGTTTGCCGACGACGATCGCGCGCGCATCGCGGGCTTCGCCGCGTCCCATGCGGCTTTGCCGATCCCCGAAGGGGCCGGGCGGGCGGTCGGCTTGCGCAAAGCCGACGCGCAGCGTTAG
- a CDS encoding UvrD-helicase domain-containing protein: MDSHPESLPASPPASAGEPAYLRALNPQQREAVVSTEGPLLVLAGAGTGKTRVLITRVVHLLVQRKAFANQIMAVTFTNKAAAEMRARIGALVGDSASAMWLGTFHALAARILRRHAELVGLKPNFTILDQDDQIRLIKQLLQAENIDDKKWPPRLVHAAIERWKDRGLAPDKLGAEANADAVVDLAGGRLAELYAMYQRRLLTLNACDFGDLLLHNLTLFQQQPEILAEYHKRLRYLLVDEYQDTNVAQYLWLRILAQGSRNLACVGDDDQSIYGWRGAEIGNILRFEQDFPGAKIVRLEQNYRSSEHILAAASGLIAHNRARLGKTLWTAAAGGELVSVRPVWDGEQEARFVADEIEALQRAGEKLGDMAVLVRAGFQTREFEERFITLGIPYRVVGGPRFYEREEIRDAIAYLRVIVQPDDDLAFERIVNKPRRGIGDATVQTLQRLARARSMPLLAAAEMLVGTDELKPAARNAIRRLVEDFARWRAQAPRANHAELAATVLDESGYTRMWQEDKSPEAPGKLENLKELVAALEEFDDLGAFLEHVSLVMENAEAAPGDMASLMTLHAAKGLEFGAVFLPGWEEGLFPHPRALDEKGEAGLEEERRLAHVGLTRARRRAYVSFAANRRIHGMWQSSVPSRFVAELPPERLLVASEPGLWGDGPQFAGQALGQAAGELAEPVRRFSHGNRCAPVIDGRATTSDTRRHGGLAAGMRVFHQKFGYGQVLAAESGKLEVEFEHGGLKHVMENFVEKA; this comes from the coding sequence ATGGATTCCCACCCCGAATCGCTCCCGGCTTCGCCCCCCGCATCGGCCGGGGAACCGGCCTATCTGCGCGCCCTCAATCCGCAGCAGCGCGAGGCCGTGGTCTCGACCGAAGGGCCGCTCCTGGTGCTTGCGGGTGCGGGCACCGGCAAAACGCGCGTGCTGATCACGCGCGTGGTGCATCTGCTCGTGCAGCGCAAGGCGTTCGCGAACCAGATCATGGCCGTGACCTTCACGAACAAGGCCGCGGCCGAGATGCGCGCGCGCATCGGTGCGCTCGTCGGCGATTCGGCAAGTGCGATGTGGCTCGGCACGTTCCACGCGCTTGCCGCCCGCATCCTGCGCCGCCATGCCGAGCTTGTCGGCCTCAAGCCCAATTTCACGATCCTCGACCAGGACGACCAGATTCGGCTCATCAAGCAATTGCTGCAGGCCGAAAACATCGACGACAAAAAATGGCCGCCGCGCCTCGTGCATGCGGCGATCGAGCGCTGGAAGGATCGCGGCCTTGCCCCCGACAAATTGGGGGCCGAGGCCAATGCCGACGCGGTCGTCGATCTTGCGGGCGGCCGCTTGGCCGAGCTTTACGCGATGTACCAGCGCCGTCTCCTCACGCTCAATGCGTGCGATTTTGGCGATCTGCTTTTGCACAATTTGACTTTGTTCCAGCAGCAGCCGGAGATCCTGGCCGAATACCACAAGCGCCTGCGCTATCTGCTCGTCGACGAATATCAGGACACGAACGTGGCGCAGTATTTGTGGCTCCGCATTCTGGCCCAAGGCTCGCGCAATCTCGCCTGCGTGGGCGACGACGACCAGTCGATCTACGGCTGGCGCGGTGCTGAAATCGGCAACATCCTGCGCTTCGAACAGGATTTTCCGGGCGCCAAGATCGTGCGGCTCGAGCAGAATTACCGCTCGAGCGAACATATCCTGGCGGCTGCCTCTGGCCTCATCGCGCACAACCGCGCGCGGCTCGGCAAAACCCTGTGGACGGCGGCGGCCGGCGGCGAGCTTGTCTCGGTGCGGCCTGTGTGGGACGGCGAGCAGGAAGCGCGTTTCGTGGCCGACGAGATCGAAGCCCTGCAGCGCGCGGGCGAAAAGCTCGGCGACATGGCTGTCCTGGTGCGTGCCGGCTTTCAGACGCGCGAATTCGAGGAGCGCTTCATCACGCTCGGCATCCCGTATCGCGTGGTCGGCGGCCCGCGCTTCTACGAGCGCGAAGAAATCCGCGACGCGATCGCGTATTTGCGCGTGATCGTGCAGCCCGACGACGATCTTGCCTTCGAGCGCATCGTCAACAAGCCGCGCCGCGGCATTGGCGACGCGACGGTGCAAACACTGCAGCGCTTGGCGCGCGCGCGTTCCATGCCGCTCTTGGCGGCAGCCGAAATGCTGGTCGGCACGGACGAGCTCAAGCCTGCCGCGCGCAACGCGATCCGCCGCCTGGTCGAGGATTTCGCGCGTTGGCGCGCCCAGGCGCCGCGCGCCAACCATGCCGAACTTGCCGCGACCGTGCTCGACGAAAGCGGCTATACGCGCATGTGGCAGGAAGACAAATCGCCCGAAGCGCCCGGCAAGCTCGAGAATCTCAAAGAACTCGTCGCCGCCCTCGAAGAGTTCGACGATCTCGGCGCGTTTCTCGAGCACGTGTCGCTCGTCATGGAAAACGCCGAAGCCGCTCCCGGCGACATGGCGAGCCTGATGACGCTGCATGCCGCCAAGGGCCTCGAATTCGGCGCCGTCTTCTTGCCGGGTTGGGAGGAGGGGCTGTTCCCGCATCCGCGCGCCCTCGACGAAAAGGGCGAGGCGGGGCTCGAGGAAGAGCGCCGCTTGGCGCATGTCGGCCTAACGCGCGCGCGCCGCCGCGCCTATGTGAGTTTCGCCGCCAACCGGCGCATCCACGGCATGTGGCAATCGAGCGTGCCGTCGCGCTTCGTGGCCGAATTGCCGCCCGAGCGGCTGTTGGTGGCAAGCGAGCCGGGCCTGTGGGGCGACGGGCCGCAATTCGCGGGGCAGGCGCTGGGGCAAGCCGCCGGCGAATTGGCCGAACCTGTGCGCCGCTTTTCCCACGGCAACCGGTGCGCGCCCGTGATCGACGGGCGTGCGACGACGAGCGACACGCGCCGCCATGGTGGCCTTGCCGCAGGCATGCGCGTGTTTCACCAGAAATTCGGCTACGGCCAGGTGCTGGCGGCCGAAAGCGGCAAGCTCGAAGTCGAGTTCGAGCATGGGGGCTTGAAGCACGTGATGGAAAATTTCGTGGAGAAAGCATGA
- a CDS encoding 50S ribosomal protein L11 methyltransferase yields the protein MSTIWRLAFPADAISQAAYVQAIEEEAGALTAFETVPNGPWLVEAFFDAKPDLGRLAPLIFKAAKDLGRSVPSLAVEELPERDWLAENRASFPPLEIARFYVYGSHVQRPVPAGAWPVALDASIAFGSGEHATTKGCLRVISDLAKRRGAKRKKIHRVLDLGCGSGILSIGAARAWPARVLASDIDPDSADLARENVRRNGLAARIEVRASAGFAKLGRTQARYDLVLANILARPLTQLAARLAGAVAPGGTLVLSGLLAEQDTWIRAVYRLHGMVFCGRIAQQGWHTLRFTKR from the coding sequence ATGAGCACGATCTGGCGCCTGGCGTTTCCCGCCGATGCGATTTCGCAAGCGGCCTATGTGCAGGCGATCGAGGAAGAGGCGGGGGCGCTGACAGCGTTCGAAACCGTGCCCAACGGGCCGTGGCTCGTGGAAGCGTTTTTCGACGCAAAGCCCGATCTCGGGCGCTTGGCGCCGCTGATCTTCAAGGCTGCCAAGGATCTCGGCCGCAGCGTGCCTTCGCTCGCTGTCGAAGAATTGCCCGAGCGCGACTGGCTTGCCGAAAACCGCGCGTCTTTCCCGCCGCTCGAAATCGCGCGCTTCTACGTCTACGGCAGCCACGTGCAGCGCCCGGTTCCGGCGGGGGCGTGGCCCGTGGCGCTCGACGCGTCGATCGCGTTCGGCTCGGGCGAACACGCCACAACCAAGGGCTGCTTGCGCGTGATTTCCGACCTTGCCAAGCGCCGGGGGGCCAAGCGCAAAAAAATCCACCGCGTGCTCGATCTCGGCTGCGGCTCGGGCATCCTGTCGATCGGTGCGGCGCGCGCCTGGCCCGCGCGCGTGCTCGCAAGCGACATCGACCCGGACTCGGCCGATCTGGCGCGCGAAAACGTGCGGCGCAACGGCCTCGCCGCGCGTATCGAAGTACGCGCCTCGGCCGGGTTCGCGAAGCTCGGGCGCACGCAAGCGCGGTACGATCTGGTGCTCGCGAACATTCTGGCACGCCCGCTCACGCAGCTTGCAGCCCGCCTTGCGGGCGCCGTCGCACCCGGGGGTACGCTCGTTCTGTCAGGCCTGCTCGCTGAGCAGGATACCTGGATTCGCGCGGTTTACCGCCTGCACGGCATGGTTTTCTGCGGCCGAATAGCGCAGCAAGGCTGGCATACATTGCGCTTTACGAAGCGCTAA
- a CDS encoding S1C family serine protease, protein MRVARFVLALALGVFSLAALPWAAQAQTLEDALGAVFRLKTFVPAEARTAQTLGREREGSAILIDASGLLVTAGYLMVEASGGEVHLPDGRAVPATIVGYDQDSGLGLLRMAESPRGLKPLALGRSRDVSDRDPVAILAYGGRASAAPAAVVSRRAFAGNWEYLLDEAIWTAPPHPAWSGAALVDADGRLVGVGSLVVNNASGTPDPIPGNVFIPIDLLPPLLADLIVSGQSTAPVRPWLGMTLGELGGGRLVVLRVTPQGPAEAAGIKRGDVVAAVKNARPATLEEFYRALWAQGPAGTVLEFELVQDGAVRRMNVPSVDRRNHLKLRTTL, encoded by the coding sequence ATGCGTGTTGCACGTTTCGTCTTGGCACTCGCACTTGGTGTTTTTTCGCTCGCAGCGTTGCCTTGGGCGGCTCAGGCCCAAACGCTCGAAGACGCGCTGGGTGCCGTCTTCCGTCTCAAGACTTTCGTGCCGGCCGAAGCGCGCACGGCCCAGACGCTCGGCCGCGAGCGCGAAGGTTCGGCGATTTTGATCGACGCCAGCGGGCTCCTGGTGACCGCCGGCTACCTGATGGTCGAAGCTTCGGGCGGCGAGGTGCATCTGCCCGACGGGCGCGCTGTGCCCGCAACGATCGTCGGATACGACCAGGATAGCGGGCTTGGCCTCTTGCGCATGGCGGAGAGCCCCCGCGGGCTGAAACCCTTGGCGCTGGGCCGCTCGCGCGACGTGAGCGACCGCGATCCGGTCGCCATCCTCGCCTATGGCGGGCGCGCTTCGGCCGCCCCGGCCGCCGTCGTGTCGCGGCGCGCGTTTGCAGGCAATTGGGAGTATCTCTTGGACGAGGCGATCTGGACCGCCCCGCCGCATCCGGCTTGGAGCGGGGCCGCCCTCGTGGACGCCGACGGGCGCTTGGTCGGCGTGGGCTCGCTCGTGGTCAACAATGCCAGCGGCACGCCCGATCCGATTCCGGGCAATGTGTTCATCCCGATCGATCTACTGCCGCCTTTGCTGGCCGACCTCATCGTGTCGGGCCAATCGACGGCGCCGGTGCGCCCGTGGCTCGGCATGACCTTGGGCGAATTGGGCGGCGGGCGGCTTGTGGTGCTGCGCGTGACGCCGCAAGGCCCAGCCGAAGCGGCCGGCATCAAGCGCGGCGACGTTGTGGCCGCCGTCAAAAACGCGCGGCCGGCGACGCTCGAAGAATTCTACCGCGCTTTATGGGCGCAAGGCCCGGCGGGCACTGTGCTGGAATTCGAACTCGTGCAGGACGGCGCAGTTCGGCGCATGAATGTGCCGTCGGTCGATCGGCGCAACCATTTGAAGCTGCGCACCACGCTCTAA
- a CDS encoding CbtA family protein, with protein sequence MIARLFWVALVAGAIAGLVAAALQAVGVWPLIAIAETFEVVGAMPAADMHGHDHAHDWSPEGVSRIGLSVLFDVLAGVGFALLANAALLLARSVRGVALDWRLGLGLGAAGFAAFSLAPALGLAPALPGMAEGDLLARQTWWIGTAVATLLGVALMALSRGGWLWALGLLALVLPHAVGAPGEATGLVALMGQSGPLGEDGMTAELAQRFALASLAAAAVFWAVLGIASAKLQRRYLDIA encoded by the coding sequence ATGATCGCGCGCCTGTTCTGGGTTGCCCTGGTCGCCGGGGCGATCGCCGGGCTCGTCGCCGCTGCTTTGCAGGCCGTCGGCGTGTGGCCGCTGATCGCGATCGCCGAAACTTTCGAAGTCGTCGGGGCGATGCCGGCTGCGGATATGCACGGGCATGACCATGCCCATGATTGGTCGCCCGAAGGGGTCTCGCGCATCGGCCTGTCGGTGCTGTTCGACGTTTTGGCCGGGGTCGGTTTTGCGCTGCTGGCCAACGCCGCCTTGCTGCTGGCGCGCTCGGTACGCGGCGTCGCACTCGATTGGCGTTTGGGCTTGGGCCTCGGGGCCGCCGGGTTTGCGGCTTTCTCGCTGGCCCCCGCTTTGGGGCTTGCCCCTGCTTTGCCGGGCATGGCCGAAGGCGACCTCCTCGCACGCCAAACCTGGTGGATTGGCACGGCCGTGGCGACGTTGCTCGGCGTGGCACTAATGGCGCTTTCGCGCGGCGGCTGGCTGTGGGCGTTGGGTCTGCTCGCACTCGTGCTGCCGCACGCGGTGGGCGCACCCGGCGAGGCGACGGGCCTTGTCGCCTTGATGGGCCAAAGCGGGCCGTTGGGCGAAGACGGGATGACGGCCGAATTGGCGCAGCGTTTTGCGTTGGCGTCGCTTGCGGCGGCCGCCGTGTTCTGGGCGGTACTCGGGATCGCCTCGGCGAAACTCCAGCGCCGCTATCTCGACATCGCCTGA